In Chryseobacterium turcicum, a single window of DNA contains:
- a CDS encoding GLPGLI family protein has product MKRIFVGMMSIFSIITYAQNQRFSYEYKFITDSTKVNEVDSEIMYLDVAKKGSKFLSEKKSIADSIHQDRIKKGTRDFTGIDYGSVLYVVEKSYPDFKIDFFKNLEMTKYKVSDTREMNWKILSEKEKIGEFNTQKASLNFAGRIWTAWFVSDIPIQDGPYKFHGLPGLIIKIEDKTKSHSFVLKEIKNIPTDQEWVSDSMRKSLGNMITVDQEKYKKQVVDFRNNPTKEMRQMLSGNTKIAMIDENGKPLDIEKILRDKERDAKANNARNNNFLELDLLK; this is encoded by the coding sequence ATGAAGAGAATTTTTGTCGGCATGATGTCAATTTTCAGCATTATTACTTATGCGCAAAATCAACGTTTTTCTTACGAATATAAATTTATAACAGATTCTACTAAGGTCAATGAAGTAGATTCTGAAATAATGTATCTTGATGTAGCTAAAAAAGGTTCGAAATTTCTTAGCGAGAAAAAAAGTATTGCCGATTCCATACATCAGGATCGTATAAAGAAAGGAACAAGAGACTTTACGGGGATTGATTATGGTTCGGTATTGTATGTTGTAGAAAAATCTTATCCGGATTTTAAGATTGATTTCTTCAAAAATCTTGAGATGACAAAATATAAGGTTTCTGACACTCGAGAAATGAATTGGAAAATCTTGTCTGAAAAAGAAAAAATTGGTGAATTTAATACTCAAAAGGCTTCTCTTAATTTTGCCGGAAGAATTTGGACAGCGTGGTTTGTTTCTGATATTCCAATTCAGGATGGACCGTATAAATTCCATGGGTTACCCGGATTGATTATCAAAATTGAAGATAAAACAAAATCGCATTCTTTCGTTTTAAAAGAAATAAAAAACATTCCTACGGATCAGGAATGGGTGAGTGACAGTATGAGAAAAAGTTTAGGGAATATGATTACTGTTGATCAGGAAAAATACAAAAAACAAGTCGTTGATTTTAGAAATAATCCAACAAAAGAAATGCGTCAAATGCTTTCCGGAAATACTAAAATTGCAATGATAGATGAAAATGGGAAACCGTTAGATATCGAAAAAATACTCAGAGATAAAGAGAGGGATGCAAAAGCAAATAACGCAAGGAATAATAAC